The following are encoded together in the Oreochromis niloticus isolate F11D_XX linkage group LG12, O_niloticus_UMD_NMBU, whole genome shotgun sequence genome:
- the plk2b gene encoding serine/threonine-protein kinase PLK2b isoform X2, producing the protein MEVQRSVGPQQTNGSAMCESTQRSCEPRRKKMDERSAPSEMARIITDPATGKCYCRGKVLGKGGFAKCYEMTDLSTSKVYAAKIIPHARVSKPHQREKIDREIELHRLLHHKHIVHFYHHFEDKENIYILLEYCSRKSLAHILKVRKVLTEPEVRYYLRQIVSGLKYLHEQEILHRDLKLGNFFVNETMELKVGDFGLAAKLEPAGNRRKTICGTPNYLSPEVLNKQGHGCESDIWALGCVMYTMLLGRPPFETTNLKETYRCIREARYSLPSSLSPQAKQLIASLLAKMPEDRPNLDHILRHDFFTQGFSPERLPASCCHSAPDFHVSSPAKSFFKKAAAALFGGKRDKVKYYETLNKLTKEEEEIYKLQHDLERTAISQQHSKKVSENGSLLPPSAESPVAPATESQSPTTQDTIRLIVRGSLGSCSSSSECLEDSTTGSVAETVASVLRGCLENMPKASDIPQGSTSCSLQWVTKWVDYSNKYGFGYQLSDHTVGVLFNNGTHMSLLPDRKTIHYYAELGQRSVFPTCEVPEHFVGQVTVLKYFSHYMEENLMDGGDLGTITDSHMPRLYLLQWLKSDRALMMLFNDGTFQVNFYHDHTKIILCCQRDEYMLTYINEDRVSKTFKLSSLLKSGCSTDLRERMVYSLNMLLQRCS; encoded by the exons ATGGAAGTACAGAGAAGCGTCGGGCCCCAACAGACAAACGGCAGCGCCATGTGTGAATCCACGCAGAGGTCCTGCGAGCCTCGCCGAAAGAAAATGGATGAGCGCAGTGCACCCTCAGAAATGGCCAGGATAATCACTGATCCTGCCACGGGGAAGTGCTACTGCCGTGGAAAAGTTTTGGGAAAG gGAGGATTTGCTAAATGTTATGAGATGACCGACCTCTCCACCAGCAAAGTTTACGCAGCCAAAATCATCCCTCATGCGCGCGTCTCCAAACCTCACCAACGGGAGAAG ATTGACAGAGAAATTGAGCTGCACAGATTACTGCACCATAAACACATCGTGCACTTTTATCACCATTTTGAGGACAAGGAGAACATCTACATCCTGCTGGAGTACTGCAGCAGAAAA TCATTAGCCCATATCCTGAAGGTCCGCAAAGTGCTTACTGAGCCAGAGGTGCGTTATTACCTGAGACAGATTGTGTCTGGACTGAAGTACCTGCATGAACAAGAAATCCttcacagagacctgaaacttG GTAACTTTTTTGTGAACGAGACGATGGAGCTGAAGGTCGGGGACTTTGGTCTGGCTGCCAAGTTGGAGCCAGCGGGAAACAGGAGGAAGACGATCTGCGGGACTCCCAACTACCTGTCCCCTGAGGTTCTCAACAAGCAGGGCCACGGCTGTGAATCAGACATCTGGGCCTTAGGCTGTGTAAT GTACACTATGCTGCTGGGCAGACCTCCTTTCGAAACCACCAACCTGAAGGAGACATACAGGTGTATTAGAGAAGCCCGCTACTCCCTCCCCTCGTCCCTGTCACCACAGGCTAAGCAGCTAATCGCCAGCCTGCTTGCCAAGATGCCAGAGGACAGGCCCAACCTGGACCACATTCTGAGGCATGACTTCTTCACACAG GGCTTCAGTCCAGAACGTCTGCCTGCTAGCTGCTGCCATTCAGCACCAGATTTCCACGTCTCTAGCCCTGCCAAGAGTTTCTTCAAGAAAGCTGCTGCTGCGCTGTTTGGTGGGAAGAGGGACAAGGTCAAGTACTACGAGACTCTGA ATAAGTTAaccaaagaggaagaggagatcTACAAGTTGCAGCATGACTTGGAGAGAACTGCCATCAGCCaacagcacagcaaaaaggtgtCTGAG AATGGAAGTCTACTTCCGCCATCTGCCGAGAGCCCCGTTGCCCCGGCAACAGAGAGCCAGTCCCCGACGACGCAAGACACCATCCGTCTGATCGTCAGGGGGAGTCTGGGAAGCTGCAGCAGCAGTAGTGAAT GCCTGGAAGACAGCACGACAGGGAGTGTGGCTGAGACTGTTGCAAGTGTGCTGAGGGGGTGTCTGGAGAATATGCCTAAAG CCAGTGACATTCCTCAGGGCTCAACCAGCTGCAGTCTTCAATGGGTGACCAAATGGGTGGATTACTCCAACAAGTACGGTTTTGGATACCAGTTATCTGATCACACCGTGGGAGTTCTCTTCAACAATGGCACTCACATGAGCCTCCTACCCGACCGAAA GACCATCCATTACTACGCAGAGCTGGGCCAGCGCTCCGTCTTTCCCACCTGTGAGGTTCCTGAACACTTTGTTGGGCAGGTCACTGTGCTTAAGTACTTCTCCCATTACATGGAGGAAAATCTTATGGAT GGCGGGGACCTTGGCACTATAACAGACTCACACATGCCCAGACTTTACCTGCTGCAGTGGCTCAAGTCAGACCGCGCCCTCATGATGCTGTTTAATGACGGCACTTTCCAG gtcaacttttaccACGATCACACCAAGATCATCCTGTGTTGCCAGAGGGACGAGTACATGCTGACATACATTAACGAAGACCGCGTCTCCAAAACCTTCAAACTTAGCTCCCTGTTGAAGTCTGGCTGCTCTACTGACCTGCGGGAGCGCATGGTGTATTCCCTCAACATGCTTCTGCAGAGATGCAGCTAA
- the plk2b gene encoding serine/threonine-protein kinase PLK2b isoform X1, with amino-acid sequence MEVQRSVGPQQTNGSAMCESTQRSCEPRRKKMDERSAPSEMARIITDPATGKCYCRGKVLGKGGFAKCYEMTDLSTSKVYAAKIIPHARVSKPHQREKIDREIELHRLLHHKHIVHFYHHFEDKENIYILLEYCSRKSLAHILKVRKVLTEPEVRYYLRQIVSGLKYLHEQEILHRDLKLGNFFVNETMELKVGDFGLAAKLEPAGNRRKTICGTPNYLSPEVLNKQGHGCESDIWALGCVMYTMLLGRPPFETTNLKETYRCIREARYSLPSSLSPQAKQLIASLLAKMPEDRPNLDHILRHDFFTQMTHFGSSQGFSPERLPASCCHSAPDFHVSSPAKSFFKKAAAALFGGKRDKVKYYETLNKLTKEEEEIYKLQHDLERTAISQQHSKKVSENGSLLPPSAESPVAPATESQSPTTQDTIRLIVRGSLGSCSSSSECLEDSTTGSVAETVASVLRGCLENMPKASDIPQGSTSCSLQWVTKWVDYSNKYGFGYQLSDHTVGVLFNNGTHMSLLPDRKTIHYYAELGQRSVFPTCEVPEHFVGQVTVLKYFSHYMEENLMDGGDLGTITDSHMPRLYLLQWLKSDRALMMLFNDGTFQVNFYHDHTKIILCCQRDEYMLTYINEDRVSKTFKLSSLLKSGCSTDLRERMVYSLNMLLQRCS; translated from the exons ATGGAAGTACAGAGAAGCGTCGGGCCCCAACAGACAAACGGCAGCGCCATGTGTGAATCCACGCAGAGGTCCTGCGAGCCTCGCCGAAAGAAAATGGATGAGCGCAGTGCACCCTCAGAAATGGCCAGGATAATCACTGATCCTGCCACGGGGAAGTGCTACTGCCGTGGAAAAGTTTTGGGAAAG gGAGGATTTGCTAAATGTTATGAGATGACCGACCTCTCCACCAGCAAAGTTTACGCAGCCAAAATCATCCCTCATGCGCGCGTCTCCAAACCTCACCAACGGGAGAAG ATTGACAGAGAAATTGAGCTGCACAGATTACTGCACCATAAACACATCGTGCACTTTTATCACCATTTTGAGGACAAGGAGAACATCTACATCCTGCTGGAGTACTGCAGCAGAAAA TCATTAGCCCATATCCTGAAGGTCCGCAAAGTGCTTACTGAGCCAGAGGTGCGTTATTACCTGAGACAGATTGTGTCTGGACTGAAGTACCTGCATGAACAAGAAATCCttcacagagacctgaaacttG GTAACTTTTTTGTGAACGAGACGATGGAGCTGAAGGTCGGGGACTTTGGTCTGGCTGCCAAGTTGGAGCCAGCGGGAAACAGGAGGAAGACGATCTGCGGGACTCCCAACTACCTGTCCCCTGAGGTTCTCAACAAGCAGGGCCACGGCTGTGAATCAGACATCTGGGCCTTAGGCTGTGTAAT GTACACTATGCTGCTGGGCAGACCTCCTTTCGAAACCACCAACCTGAAGGAGACATACAGGTGTATTAGAGAAGCCCGCTACTCCCTCCCCTCGTCCCTGTCACCACAGGCTAAGCAGCTAATCGCCAGCCTGCTTGCCAAGATGCCAGAGGACAGGCCCAACCTGGACCACATTCTGAGGCATGACTTCTTCACACAG ATGACCCACTTTGGTTCTTCACAGGGCTTCAGTCCAGAACGTCTGCCTGCTAGCTGCTGCCATTCAGCACCAGATTTCCACGTCTCTAGCCCTGCCAAGAGTTTCTTCAAGAAAGCTGCTGCTGCGCTGTTTGGTGGGAAGAGGGACAAGGTCAAGTACTACGAGACTCTGA ATAAGTTAaccaaagaggaagaggagatcTACAAGTTGCAGCATGACTTGGAGAGAACTGCCATCAGCCaacagcacagcaaaaaggtgtCTGAG AATGGAAGTCTACTTCCGCCATCTGCCGAGAGCCCCGTTGCCCCGGCAACAGAGAGCCAGTCCCCGACGACGCAAGACACCATCCGTCTGATCGTCAGGGGGAGTCTGGGAAGCTGCAGCAGCAGTAGTGAAT GCCTGGAAGACAGCACGACAGGGAGTGTGGCTGAGACTGTTGCAAGTGTGCTGAGGGGGTGTCTGGAGAATATGCCTAAAG CCAGTGACATTCCTCAGGGCTCAACCAGCTGCAGTCTTCAATGGGTGACCAAATGGGTGGATTACTCCAACAAGTACGGTTTTGGATACCAGTTATCTGATCACACCGTGGGAGTTCTCTTCAACAATGGCACTCACATGAGCCTCCTACCCGACCGAAA GACCATCCATTACTACGCAGAGCTGGGCCAGCGCTCCGTCTTTCCCACCTGTGAGGTTCCTGAACACTTTGTTGGGCAGGTCACTGTGCTTAAGTACTTCTCCCATTACATGGAGGAAAATCTTATGGAT GGCGGGGACCTTGGCACTATAACAGACTCACACATGCCCAGACTTTACCTGCTGCAGTGGCTCAAGTCAGACCGCGCCCTCATGATGCTGTTTAATGACGGCACTTTCCAG gtcaacttttaccACGATCACACCAAGATCATCCTGTGTTGCCAGAGGGACGAGTACATGCTGACATACATTAACGAAGACCGCGTCTCCAAAACCTTCAAACTTAGCTCCCTGTTGAAGTCTGGCTGCTCTACTGACCTGCGGGAGCGCATGGTGTATTCCCTCAACATGCTTCTGCAGAGATGCAGCTAA